Below is a genomic region from Rhododendron vialii isolate Sample 1 chromosome 5a, ASM3025357v1.
CAACGAACTACTTGCACAATCTGGACAGAGCCGCGAAACGTCCTAAAGAGAGCGACCTAGTCCGCGACTCAACCCAGCCGTCGTTCTTCATTTTGGTATTCTATATTTCAGTAGCAGATTCCGAGGTAATACGTTCTTGTTTTACAGCAGTTAATCCAACATAAATTAAACAAACAAGCATGAATGACGAACTACCAAACATGCCCGTACTTGGGACTTCTTCATTACTTTCTATGCTAATAGCAAATGTTGCGGATAGCCTTGCACCACCATGTCATCGTGCAAAGCCTCAGATCCAGAAACCAGGTAAGATTGGGATGTTAGGATAGATACCCAAAATTCTCCACTACTAACTAGCAACTTCATGCAATGGAAGCAAGAAATACAACCACCATCGGCTATAGCGCAGTAGTCGTGCCCGAGTTGCAACTTTGAAACCCAGAACTGATCCCCTTTGGGAATGAAATTTGGCTGTCCTTTATACCAGCTTTCATAAAAAAGAGGGAGTTAAATTGATGTATTGATTGATTGGATCCGTCAGGATTGACGAGGCTTGAACCCGCAGCTTACACCTTGACAGGGCAGTGCTTTGACCAATTGAAATACAATCCCAAGTAAATAAGGGATATATCCGAAAATTAGATTCTTTTTTATTCCTCTATATTAGGTATTTATGAAGGGCTAGGGGTTATACCATCTCATGGTAGATTGCCAAATTTTTGGGCCGAGCTGGATTTGAACCAGCGTAGACATATTGCCAATGAATTTACAGTCTGTCCCCATTAATCGCTCGGGCATCGACCCGGGAAGAATCCAGTTTAGGCTTATTGGTAATCCATGATCAACTTCCTTTCGTAGTACCCTACCCCCATGGGAAGTCGAATCCCTGCTGCCTCCTTGAAAGAGAGATGTCTTGAACCACAAGACAATGGGGGCATACTTGTCTGACTGCCATCATACTATGATCATAGTATGACCAGTTTTTTGAAATTGTCAATATAATGTAATGGAATGGTATGATTAGGTCCAAGGCCTATTTCCATTTTTCATAACAACGAATGCGGTAGAAGGAATTTCCGCCATCTCGTAGGAAAAAGAATATAACCAAGTAAAAggtttttcataatttcatcttttgattttcataatttcatcttttgattatgaGTTGAACGATTGAATAGTTCATGCAGATGCCTTTATCTATCAGCCACATTGGAATTAACAATCAAATGTGTCTTTTGTTCCAACCATCGTGTAAGCTCCATACAAAGGATAGGCTAGTATCATGCATCAGGAAATAGCCAATGGACCAAATATGCGTCACCAAGTCATATCAGTCCCCTTCTAATAAGGACCTTAAATGAGGTCCTTAAATGCGAACCTCATAGTTTGGAGCATTCCGgttcatattttgatgatccaaaccattcaacttatttaaaatatgttttcaaGTGTACTTGtaagaaatcagctcaaaatataattgaaaaatacttGATCCAAACATGAGATCCACAAAATAGTTATCGTcaagtgtagacaccccaatctggtttttcaattgttttactttgtttttcggtttcttatttccccgatgatgaatcagataaAAAACAGTCTAGAGAGttaaatggtttgagcttggagtgagtggaACCTAtcttaaaccctaaaacccaaagtcaaaaccctgaccttaggtttgaccatcgcgcgatccATTGGATCTCTCGCGCGATGATCcatctgccaggtgttggtcaaagtcaaagccttgactatTGACCATCGCGGAGGCTGGTTCAACCATCACGCGATGAAGTCACTGCGTCGcacgatggtcaacacctgtcactttcacctttttccagctggattttgtgatgattaGGGGGCTACTGATCTAtagaaccccgttttcgtcgactgaacagcatTTGccggtgcatgggttgcaccaccctcacaaccactcccatcaccttgttggtCTCTTTCTCCATCAAGGGaagctggccagccttgttggctggttgctaggccaagTCCTCCACCCACCAAGCTCTTTCCCATCtcctataagtaccccccatggttcttcttccaaagggttacaaaaaataaagtaagaaaGGCTACATAAACCCTAATACTCTTGATATTTTCTCACTCAACCCATCTTTATACACTTATTTCACAAGCTCTACCACCTTCTTCAAGTTATTTCCAtatcactcaagcaaaggtataactttACTGCCTGTTCACTGTTTTGGTccttgaggggggctggcaagatcaaggctggtaatcaataccagtcctggtcccaAAGTCAGCAGGGTTACAAGAACCGTCTGCTGGCACTCCTACGCGCAATGGAGCCATTCCCACGCGCGACTATTTTGGTCATCACGCGATGCTCCTCGTGGGGATAGGATGCTagttatttttctgttttcataGTGTAATAAAACACCTTGAATCATGATTAGAACTAATCAACTACCTTGCATGATAAAAATTTGTAGCTTAACTTAGATTATTTGCTTGTTCCCTTgagaatgcccctgggttgcttctgaaaatgtctcagagcccaggcatgcaaagcaattcctggaagtccagttaTGACACTCGCGCGGtgaactgactccatcgcgcgatggttcttcTGTTTCCAgcaattgcccttgcatgggcaacttggtccATGGCCTCTGTTTtggtacccccactgtttagagGTTGCTTTTTATTCTTGTTATcactgtttgtaataattatttattttcagtATATATAAACTGCTTGATTTATcccctgggtgtgcactggtccttccagagcctagaagGAGACAAAATTCAACCAGTTGGAAGGATAtcgaccctcgcgcgatggagtgggttCGACGCGCGATGGTGTATTTGCATGCTGGAAGtttcatgcatgcaagttggccattgTTTGTGTCAAACTCACACCAATGCACTGTTTGATATCCGGTCACAGTGTGgggttttatctcatttattttccaGCATATCTTTCATCCATgccatttttcgatcacatCCTACAAggtgttatagttttaatccccgattaactgttttcccgccctaattggcaaaatattggttaataaaagaagaatcgcaaaaattttcacaaaaatgcctaagtaaagaccgatctccggattgggcgagaggggtgctttaaaatccttcccctctcataacctggctcccgaacccagatatggttatgacggaccgatgccttcactttttcaaatcaaaatagcGCGGCAAGTgtttcgaaatacggttccttgggtgtcggaccttcaaaacccgagtggcgactttgtATTTTTGAGCGCTTGCCATCCGCGCTCGCGCTCCCTTGATTCCGGGCCCTCGCGTTtggaaatccgaaaatttccaaaagggcatgctgcccacagtggcgactttGCGGGGGAAAATCGAACAAATATTAATCCATGCTTAAAGGTTAAATACACTTATGAACAATCCTTTAAAAGTCtatcaaaacggtgagcttcgctcTGTCGAAGgtcggaatggtgatttaacaggacctcgtatccggccaatccaatctgggactttttcgattgatcacttgtgtaattttcttttaaaatggattaaataaagtgagccaaatttgaaaaggcattttgcgattttgtgattcttcttttcttaaatcaaattctttagcattcttcatatgcatcgatgtgggataagcctcattggatcattttggcaatccggcaagGTTTACTGGAGCctggggaccccgaatgaccaacaaccttcgacgatgactGTTGcacgtacaccgtttaggctatggcgttgtgtcgcctacgccgccgCAGCACGTACACCATTTAGGCTATGGCGttgtgttgcctacgccgccccggttccAGTATCACGTCATCAACACCGAGTTGTTCTgcgttcaaagttgaaacttcgagaacggaatagtcaaaggcttagactattttgacatctcttagtgttcgtcgatctattcaaaggatacaccctcgaaaagattcTCGAGGATTCTGGCAATGTCCGAACATCTTAAAGACAGACTTGtcttctagttctagagtctaggatgACACTGACGACGGTGATTGCGCTTTcactttagtcttttatttagattaaagttattgCAGGACTCCTATTgagccttttcttactttactgcaagcaaagttctgaatcattgcaccaccacggagagtatcgaagcagaaag
It encodes:
- the LOC131326709 gene encoding uncharacterized protein LOC131326709, with the translated sequence MMAVRQVCPHCLVVQDISLSRRQQGFDFPWG